The Pseudomonas graminis region GGCGTGCACACGCCTGAATACCCGTACGAACGGGACATCGACAATGTGCGCAAGAACGTCGCCAGGCTGAGCCTGAATTACCCGATCGCTGTCGACAATGACTACACCATCTGGCGCGCTTTCGACAATCAGTACTGGCCCGCGCATTACCTCATCGACGCCCGGGGGCAGATCCGTTACAGCCACTTTGGCGAAGGCGCCTACGACACCCAGGAGCATGTCATTCGCCAGCTCCTCGACGAGGCCCATGGAAAGGCTGAAGCGAGAGGCGCTGACGAATGAAAGGTCGCGCTTACACCATGCGTCTGACGGTGTTGTCCTTGCGCACAACGTGGTGCCAGATCGCCGCGATCACGTGCAGGCCGATGACGTAGTAGAAAATCGTACCCAGCAGGACGTGGTAATGCTCCAGTGTTTCGGCGGTGTCCTTGGAGAGGTCGAACGGCGCCGGAATACTCAGCGAGGTCAGGGGAATTGGCAAGGCGCCACGTTCCAGCAGCACTGTGAACAGACCCAGCAGGGGTTGCGCGAACAGGAAGGCGTACAGCGCGTAATGGGACAAGGTGGCGGCCAGACGCAACGCGCCTTCCAGAGGCGGAGTGATGCCGGGCGGCGTGTGGCGGTGGCGCTCGGCGATGCGGAAAAATGCCATGACCAATACGACGATACCGACCCAGAAATGCGTTTGCACCACGAAAGTCCGCG contains the following coding sequences:
- a CDS encoding cytochrome b, yielding MAILIVLAYALILSRTQLARGSDARTFVVQTHFWVGIVVLVMAFFRIAERHRHTPPGITPPLEGALRLAATLSHYALYAFLFAQPLLGLFTVLLERGALPIPLTSLSIPAPFDLSKDTAETLEHYHVLLGTIFYYVIGLHVIAAIWHHVVRKDNTVRRMV